The following are from one region of the Biomphalaria glabrata chromosome 4, xgBioGlab47.1, whole genome shotgun sequence genome:
- the LOC106052534 gene encoding protein UXT-like, with translation MRCLLTSKINLLFTDLKQTILLCCLKLTKQGTDDDDEMKTDKENKVLEYETFLNDRLKLDLRNVLEQRDKIYEEISEYLQLQSTIHKIREDIIPECELKTKVDLGCNFYVQANVSDPSKICVAIGFGFFLEMTLPEALSFISKKTERLQEKAAELTLEACKIKGHIKLVLEGLRELQGLPNETIKPYRDVLS, from the exons ATGCGATGTTTACTTACAagtaaaataaatctattatttACAGATTTAAAGCAGACCATACTTTTGTGTTGTCTAAAACTTACTAaacaagggacagatgatgacgACGAAATGAAAActgataaagaaaataaagtattggaataCGAGACTTTTTTGAATGACCGACTTAAACTAGACTTGAG GAATGTACTGGAACAACGAGACAAAATTTATGAAGAGATTTCTGAATATTTACAGTTGCAATCCACAATACATAAAATTCGG GAAGACATCATTCCAGAGTGTGAATTAAAAACTAAAGTGGATCTTGGTTGCAACTTCTATGTTCAAGCTAATGT GTCTGATCCATCTAAAATCTGTGTTGCTATTGGTTTTGGATTCTTCCTTGAAATGACTTTGCCAGAAGCCTTGTCTTTCATCAGTAAGAAGACAGAAAGATTACAGGAAAAGGCAGCTGAACTTACTCTTGAAGCCTGTAAAATAAAAGGCCACATTAAGCTAGTTTTAGAA GGGCTACGAGAACTTCAGGGTTTACCCAATGAGACTATCAAGCCATACAGAGATGTTTTGTCGTAA
- the LOC106052533 gene encoding protein FAM185A-like, translating to MWPFRVIPMRSAICLQKLKQNTSSAYFTTFIGKCRISRSMQHSSDSHKLLVQNKLLNYHYISLTQPHCCMYTSPVHFNTTETADNSRDGSMNVQTLLETWFYEVCPRGSLSATMPFKTYIKSLKQPGLNKVIIQLHYDIDSNSDHKVPESIQLSQISNMYELNVSFDEDKANMNVSCEVTSGVVLPVVCIIQVPLQFDLNLKLLEEKDVHVEGMESNKIVVEAEKGNCCFNNVKCMSLSAMSRSGNITCGSTLHGNSYFQTRKSGSISTEKLQGSNIICETEMGSVSVKSLYADNATFRSDAGSINLGHCHGQLYLLAGQSDVNIGSLDGDLDIGLQSGNVSVHLSRHQKANIEVGTGDISVSFPDTASTDLNLDCNAVTVDNRIDVHFTDSELPHHKEGYIGIKGMSLVNVRTLSGTVNLQSRDWIETTNLFMHKFKDL from the exons ATGTGGCCCTTCAGAGTAATTCCCATGCGTAGTGCTATCTGCTTACAAAAACTGAAACAGAATACATCTTCAGCCTATTTCACAACCTTCATTGGAAAGTGCAGAATTAGTAGATCTATGCAACATTCAAGTGACAGCCACAAGCTGCTCGTTCAGAACAAGCTTCTAAATTATCATTATATTTCATTGACTCAGCCACACTGCTGTATGTACACATCACCTGTCCATTTTAACACAACAGAAACTGCTGATAACAGCAGAGACGGCAGCATGAACGTTCAGACGCTTCTTGAGACGTGGTTCTACGAAGTGTGCCCACGTGGTAGTCTAAGTGCAACTATGCCATTTAAGACTTATATCAAGTCTTTGAAGCAGCCTGGGCTGAATAAAGTTATAATTCAGCTTCATTACGACATAGACTCTAATTCTGATCACAAAGTTCCAGAAAGTATTCAGCTAAGTCAGATTAGCAACATGTATGAACTAAATGTTAGCTTTGATGAAGATAAAGCTAATATGAATGTTTCCTGTGAAGTTACCAGCGGAGTTGTGCTTCCAGTTGTTTGTATTATTCAAGTTCCTTTGCAGTTtg ATCTGAACTTGAAACTGCTTGAGGAAAAAGATGTACACGTGGAAGGAATGGAAAGTAACAAGATAGTTGTTGAAGCAGAAAAGGGAAATTGTTGTTTCAATAATGTCAAG tgtaTGTCTCTCAGTGCAATGAGTAGATCAGGAAACATAACTTGTGGTTCAACACTACATGGTAACTCTTATTTTCAGACTAGGAAATCTGGG aGTATTAGTACAGAAAAATTGCAAGGCTCAAATATTATTTGTGAGACAGAAATGGGATCAGTGAGTGTCAAATCTCTCTATGCAGATAATGCCACTTTTAGATCTGATGCTGGCAGCATTAATCTTGGCCATTGTCATGGACAACTTTATCTCTTGGCAGGACAATCTGATGTCAACATAG GTAGTTTAGATGGTGATTTAGACATTGGTCTTCAATCTGGAAATGTTTCTGTACACTTAAGTAGGCACCAAAAGGCAAACATTGAAGTAGGCACAG GTGATATTTCTGTCAGTTTTCCTGATACTGCTAGCACTGATCTTAACTTGGATTGCAATGCAGTAACAGTTGATAACAGGATAGATGTCCATTTCACAGACTCTGAACTACCACATCACAAAGAAG GTTACATTGGCATCAAAGGAATGTCTCTAGTGAATGTCAGGACTTTATCTGGAACTGTAAACTTGCAGAGCAGAGACTGGATTGAGACAACAAATCTCTTCATGCACAAATTTAAAGATctctaa
- the LOC106052531 gene encoding uncharacterized protein LOC106052531 — protein MSVAHKFKEKQRTTDVLINESVDFTGLLLSKDVLKGLIDAGFQKPSPIQLKAIPLGRCGLDLIVQAKSGTGKTCVFTVIALESVNVSLNGIQVLVLAPTREIAQQIQNVVKTIGSALTGLKCQTFIGGLPLQQDKVSAKKCHIAVGTPGRIKQLIEIGALETACIRLFVLDEADKLLEGDFQESINWIYSSLPDNKQILALSATYPEYLAHHLTAYMRNPTFVRLNSADPALLGIKQYFVSVPNHPMPNVVFNSKTEMLIKILSSINFQQCLIFSNMQTRAKNLQSELESRKWPTACIAGCLEQKERNFAMDQLKTYKCRILISTDLTSRGIDADKVNMVINMDIPGDHETYLHRIGRAGRFGSHGIAITIITADGENKELRAIEKKCNTLIKALPDPIPRDLISRTEPISIDDIVTSEQIINKPDMADQEQEVLAQSSNLLTPDTDNKDSVMASLSDVSDFDHSLTSNVSSVCKTNGHLHLFNGEEQEHIALETSLSDQIHLSCTQDATKQCDELKDHKTDKDEALNKQSSKDIPVSVSTSSLESEVTSNGLIETEDHASNSTNEEMLGTLSGHEAEFKVVNLMREEVKEDGLRNKSENSSLNGNDKGKAQGGGVKSLNRRRSLRSYAVSDFLQSVNDDLLALRTMDVGAGGDGYEKSSVNKAQCDVDGYGIIDTQDSLAKEALNISMNQSAVDINIADIEGIAKDIKHSSFDENVSVHGSVVNNKFIMVQREDDVSLPDDLDAHKEDIPCALDQWDVPVCKTNEEKLESQVSNVQISDKDIEGVTSPGSVSTHFNTQCDSKLELNETQNTLVCNDYLSEFLPADVKATETLPNDTIADSDPSKIMQNKTIVDPIDKIHDVQNSAAHDVQSGDSDIPKSINQSSLIVNNESVTNCFDINKIIKALSFLPAHSLEGSHSATFNDLVKDHTAFSEQFDKASLEKPKLTQLVEHTELLENIDWQAVCGSNSEKLEHFKSSLRDKLKVIEMERILNTERTAHQKMEDQIASHPKKHGKTKDSPKKSFDHPSSELNEEQQQDHDLIAEESGSEKSKSRKNKGAKPSDSLNWRKTNKGEMAQNYICSPKKRNAENSTSVVLQKDKSSIQRNSKENIKVGHTSYDQSIENFKALKTKSVTISPSAEAHRRVDEKPRRTKGKDNECQALDDMHESMMRKRQELKRLKQQNLISATTTATERTETFITKDNTDIIIDSTHLISNTNAESDEVLASDSSSYLTKNESVIKCTEVSTSVVEDVIKNVTKMETLSPKVKTKSDSAIGSQQCNVDIGKNHINDSLKNDEILLKETFPDSVTKEKDSVNALTDLSEHKLHSEVSKPDLKKPVSKTSKHFHISMETKEMISSGKCKPKKPSKTQARLAGLEVSDGSTSSSTSYLSSTSEVSDVGSDTDHESRSTKSQCYANRYADDGTVTLNDSRMSFPGSVMPYSGHYSKEDAYLKDYSISCSSPFVPTCLPTSPLYKQHSMKKVKVKGAKAHSTEMTKALPSVKATNSTPKGVGKSSTDAPKKTTHKKDDSDHHRKPKLAKERKSSSSYQFRENGTKNTCSPSTSSSAHSSVHNQSCHFPYLDHFCPMFAAPVCCCGRAKLQLPLPYDLAYQQDIFSPALFPVQYSPHYQYSKLYQASLQYHYLRCMTKALIQLNKMWFYTE, from the exons atgtcGGTTGCACATaaatttaaagagaaacaaCGCACTACTGATGTTCTTATCAACGAGTCCGTAGATTTTACAGGTCTCCTCTTGTCCAAAGATGTTCTTAAGGGCTTAATAGATGCTGGATTTCAAAAACCGTCACCGATTCAACTTAAAGCTATTCCATTGGGAAGATGCGGCTTGG ATTTAATTGTTCAAGCTAAATCTGGAACTGGTAAAACATGTGTTTTTACAGTTATTGCTCTGGAGAGTGTCAACGTCAGCTTGAATGGAATCCAA GTTCTCGTGCTAGCACCAACTAGAGAAATAGCTCAACAGATCCAAAATGTGGTTAAAACAATTGGCAGCGCTTTGACAGGCTTGAAGTGTCAGACATTTATTGGAGGACTCCCATTGCAGCAAGACAAAGTGTCTGCTAAGAAATGTCACATTGCTGTCGGAACACCAG GTAGGATTAAACAGTTGATAGAAATAGGTGCACTGGAAACAGCATGCATACGATTGTTTGTTCTGGATGAAGCAGACAAGCTTTTAGAAGGTGACTTTCAAGAGTCTATCAA CTGGATTTACTCTAGTCTTCCTGACAACAAACAGATCTTAGCATTGTCTGCTACTTATCCTGAATATTTAGCCCATCACCTGACAGCATACATGAGAAATCCAACATTTGTACGTTTGAACTCTGCAGATCCTGCGTTGCTTG GCATTAAACAATATTTTGTCTCTGTGCCTAACCACCCAATGCCCAATGTTGTGTTCAATTCCAAGACAGAGATGCTGATCAAAATACTCTCCAGCATTAATTTTCAGCAGTGCCTCATTTTCTCTAACATGCAGACACG AGCAAAAAATCTCCAGTCAGAATTAGAATCCAGAAAATGGCCTACAGCTTGTATAGCTGGATGTCTggaacagaaagagagaaactttGCAATGGATCAGCTCAAAACATACAAGTGCCGCATTTTGATATCAACAGATCTg ACTTCTAGAGGGATTGATGCTGACAAAGTAAATATGGTAATTAATATGGACATCCCAGGTGACCATGAGACATATTTACATAGAATTGGAAGAGCTGGTCGTTTTG GTTCCCATGGTATTGCCATAACAATCATCACTGCAGATGGTGAGAATAAAGAACTCAGGGctattgaaaagaaatgtaatacatTGATCAAAGCTTTACCAG atCCTATTCCAAGGGACCTGATCAGTAGGACTGAACCTATTTCAATTGATGATATTGTCACTAGTGAGCAGATTATTAACAAACCAGATATGGCCGACCAAGAACAGGAGGTATTAGCACAGTCCAGCAATCTTTTGACTCCTGACACAGATAATAAAGACAGTGTCATGGCTTCATTATCTGATGTGTCCGACTTTGATCACTCACTGACAAGTAATGTGAGTAGTGTTTGTAAAACTAATGGCCACTTACATCTTTTCAATGGAGAAGAACAGGAGCACATTGCACTTGAAACTAGTCTTTCAGATCAAATACATCTATCATGTACACAGGATGCAACAAAACAGTGCGATGAGCTCAAAGATCATAAGACAGATAAAGATGAAGCTTTGAACAAACAAAGTTCTAAAGATATACCAGTAAGCGTTTCCACAAGCTCTTTAGAAAGTGAAGTAACTAGCAATGGTTTAATTGAAACTGAAGATCATGCCTCTAACTCAACCAATGAAGAAATGCTAGGCACATTATCTGGTCATGAAGCAGAGTTTAAAGTTGTGAACTTGATGAGAGAAGAAGTTAAAGAGGATGGCTTAAGAAATAAATCTGAAAATAGTTCACTTAATGGGAATGACAAAGGCAAGGCTCAGGGTGGTGGTGTAAAATCTTTGAACAGAAGGAGATCATTGAGGTCATATGCAGTGTCTGATTTTTTGCAATCTGTGAATGATGATTTGTTGGCCCTCAGAACTATGGATGTTGGTGCAGGAGGAGATGGCTATGAAAAAAGCTCTGTAAACAAAGCCCAGTGTGATGTTGATGGTTATGGCATTATAGATACACAAGATAGTCTTGCAAAGGAAGCACTGAACATTTCAATGAATCAGTCAGCAGTGGACATCAACATTGCTGACATTGAAGGAATAGCGAAGGACATAAAACACAGTTCATTTGATGAAAATGTCTCAGTGCATGGGTCAGttgtaaataataaatttattatgGTGCAAAGAGAAGACGATGTAAGTCTGCCGGATGATTTAGATGCACATAAAGAAGATATCCCTTGTGCACTAGATCAATGGGATGTGCCtgtttgtaaaacaaatgaAGAGAAGCTGGAATCTCAGGTCAGTAATGTCCAAATATCTGACAAAGACATTGAAGGTGTCACTAGTCCAGGTAGTGTTTCAACTCATTTCAATACTCAGTGTGATAGCAAATTAGAGTTAAATGAAACTCAGAACACTCTGGTTTGTAATGATTATCTTTCAGAGTTTCTCCCTGCGGATGTCAAAGCTACAGAAACACTTCCTAATGACACTATAGCTGATTCAGATCCTTCAAAAATCATGCAAAATAAGACAATTGTTGATCCTATAGACAAAATTCATGATGTTCAAAACAGTGCAGCTCATGATGTACAGAGTGGTGATTCAGACATTCCTAAATCTATTAATCAATCATCTCTCATTGTAAATAATGAAAGTGTCACCAATTGCTTTGACATCAATAAAATCATAAAGGCTTTAAGTTTTCTTCCGGCTCATTCTTTAGAAGGGAGTCATTCTGCTACATTCAATGACCTTGTCAAAGATCACACTGCTTTCTCTGAGCAGTTTGATAAAGCAAGCTTGGAAAAGCCAAAATTAACCCAACTGGTAGAACATACAGAGTTGTTAGAGAACATTGACTGGCAAGCTGTTTGTGGCAGTAACAGTGAGAAACTAGAACATTTCAAGTCTAGTTTAAGAGACAAACTCAAAGTCATAGAGATGGAGAGAATTTTAAATACTGAGAGAACGGCTCATCAAAAAATGGAGGATCAAATTGCCAGTCATCCAAAAAAACATGGGAAGACTAAAGACTCCCCCAAGAAAAGTTTTGATCATCCCAGTAGTGAGCTAAATGAAGAACAGCAACAAGACCATGATTTAATAGCTGAAGAAAGTGGAAGTGAGAAATCCAAGAGTAGAAAAAACAAAGGAGCTAAACCTTCAGACAGTTTGAACTGGAGAAAAACTAACAAGGGGGAAATGGCTCAGAACTACATATGCTCacctaaaaaaagaaatgcagaaAACAGCACAAGTGTAGTTTTGCAAAAAGACAAGAGTTCTATCCAGAGAAACtctaaagaaaatattaaagtaGGCCATACATCATATGACCAGAGCATTGAAAACTTCAAAGCACTGAAAACAAAATCTGTAACAATTTCCCCTAGTGCTGAAGCACATAGAAGAGTGGATGAAAAGCCGAGACGGACTAAAGGTAAAGACAATGAATGCCAGGCTTTGGATGACATGCATGAAAGCATGATGAGGAAAAGACAGGAGCTTAAGAGGCttaaacaacaaaatttaatttctgCTACTACAACTGCTACTGAAAGAACAGAAACATTTATTACTAAAGACAACACTGATATTATCATTGACTCCACACATTTGATCTCAAATACTAATGCAGAATCAGATGAGGTACTAGCTTCAGACTCATCAAGCTATCTTACAAAGAATGAAAGTGTTATAAAATGCACTGAAGTATCAACATCTGTGGTAGAAGATGTCATAAAAAATGTAACTAAAATGGAAACATTAAGCCCTAAGGTGAAGACTAAATCTGATTCAGCAATAGGATCTCAACAATGTAATGTAGACATTGGCAAAAACCACATCAATGACTCTTTGAAGAATGATGAAATTCTCTTAAAGGAAACATTCCCAGACTCTGTTACTAAAGAAAAAGACTCAGTTAATGCTCTGACTGATCTTTCTGAACACAAACTTCACTCAGAAGTCTCCAAACCTGACTTGAAAAAACCTGTATCTAAAACTTCTAAACACTTCCACATCAGTATGGAGACAAAAGAAATGATCAGTAGTGGTAAATGTAAACCAAAAAAACCATCTAAAACTCAAGCCAGATTGGCTGGGTTGGAAGTCTCTGATGGCTCTACCTCATCATCCACATCTTACCTCAGTTCCACCTCTGAGGTGTCTGACGTTGGCTCAGACACCGACCATGAGAGCCGTTCTACAAAGTCCCAGTGCTATGCCAATAGATATGCAGATGATGGTACGGTCACTTTGAATGACAGCAGGATGTCCTTTCCTGGCTCTGTGATGCCTTACTCTGGTCATTATTCCAAAGAAGATGCCtaccttaaggactactctatTTCCTGTTCATCACCATTTGTGCCCACTTGTTTGCCCACATCACCACTCTATAAGCAACATTCTATGAAGAAAGTCAAAGTAAAGGGAGCTAAAGCACATTCGACTGAGATGACAAAAGCCTTACCAAGTGTCAAGGCTACAAACTCCACACCAAAGGGTGTTGGTAAGTCATCCACTGATGCTCCAAAgaaaacaacacacaaaaaagatgATTCTGATCACCACAGAAAGCCCAAACttgctaaagaaagaaaatctaGTAGCTCTTATCAATTTCGGGAAAATGGTACAAAGAACACTTGTAGCCCCTCCACCTCAAGCTCTGCTCATTCATCAGTGCACAACCAGTCCTGTCATTTCCCTTATTTAGACCACTTCTGTCCAATGTTTGCTGCACCAGTTTGCTGTTGTGGCAGAGCTAAGTTGCAGCTCCCTCTGCCCTATGATTTGGCCTATCAACAGGACATTTTCAGTCCAGCCTTGTTTCCTGTGCAGTATTCTCCACACTACCAATACAGTAAGTTGTATCAAGCCTCTCTTCAGTATCACTACCTACGCTGTATGACCAAAGCACTTATACAGCTCAACAAAATGTGGTTTTATACAGAGTAA